One region of Mycolicibacterium lutetiense genomic DNA includes:
- the ileS gene encoding isoleucine--tRNA ligase, with translation MSAYPKPAAPNFPERELEVLDYWAADDTFRASLDRREDAAEYVFYDGPPFANGLPHYGHLLTGYVKDIVPRYRTMRGYKVERRFGWDTHGLPAELEVQRQLGIADKAQIEEMGIEKFNAACRASVLKYTDEWRAYVTRQARWVDFDNDYKTLDPTFMESVIWAFKRLWDKGLAYEGNRVLPYCWNDETPLSNHELRMDDDVYQSRQDPALTVGFAVTEGPLKGARLLIWTTTPWTLPSNQAVAVNPDVTYVQVAGPDGRRYVLAQARLGAYARELGEEPEVLGSYAGRDLLGTRYRPPFAYFMDAPNSFQVLGADFVSTEDGTGIVHMAPAYGEDDKATADAADIVAVTPVDSKGRFDASVPDYAGQHVFEANSQIIRDLKNGDGPAGANGAVLLRHETYEHSYPHCWRCRNPLIYRAVSSWFIKVTDFRDRMVELNQQITWYPEHVKDGQFGKWLSNARDWSVSRNRYWGSPIPVWKSDDPAYPRIDVYGSLDELERDFGVRPTDLHRPFIDELTRPNPDDPTGKSTMRRIEDVFDVWFDSGSMPYAQVHYPFENADWFLGGGVDGKQNGEDAHFPGDFIVEYIGQTRGWFYTMHVLSTALFDKPAFKTCVAHGIVLGNDGAKMSKSLRNYPDVSEVFDRDGSDAMRWFLMASPILRGGNLIVTEQGIREGVRQVLLPLWNAYSFLALYAPAKGAWRTDSDHVLDRYILAKLAQLRDDLTVSLDTCDISGACDQLRQFTEALTNWYVRRSRSRFWEEDTDAIDTLHTVLEVACRLAAPLLPLATEVMWRGLTGERSVHLTDWPEADVLPKDADLVAAMDQVREVCSVASSLRKAKKLRVRLPLPKLTVAVDNPSALAPFADLIADELNVKAVELTDDIDAYGKFDLAVNARVAGPRIGKDVQAAIKAVKAGEGVVNPDGTLTAGPVVLQPEEYTAKLVAAEPEWTAALPDGTGLVVLDGTVTEELEAEGWAKDRIRELQELRKSTGLEVSDRIVVQISVPDRYEPWARAHRDLIAGEILATSFEFVDTAMVLEGSAIGDGVRVAIAKA, from the coding sequence GTGAGCGCCTATCCCAAGCCCGCCGCACCGAATTTTCCGGAGCGGGAACTTGAAGTGCTCGACTACTGGGCCGCCGATGACACCTTCCGAGCCAGCCTGGACCGCCGCGAGGATGCCGCGGAATACGTCTTCTACGACGGGCCGCCGTTCGCCAACGGTCTGCCGCACTACGGCCACCTGCTGACCGGCTACGTCAAGGACATCGTGCCGCGCTACCGCACCATGCGCGGCTACAAGGTGGAGCGCCGGTTCGGGTGGGACACCCACGGTCTGCCCGCCGAACTCGAGGTGCAACGCCAGCTCGGTATCGCGGACAAGGCCCAGATCGAAGAGATGGGCATCGAGAAGTTCAATGCGGCGTGCCGCGCCTCGGTGCTGAAGTACACCGACGAATGGCGTGCCTACGTCACCCGGCAGGCCCGCTGGGTGGACTTCGACAACGACTACAAGACCCTCGACCCGACCTTCATGGAGTCGGTGATCTGGGCCTTCAAGCGGTTGTGGGACAAGGGTCTGGCCTACGAGGGCAACCGCGTCCTGCCGTACTGCTGGAACGACGAGACCCCGTTGTCCAACCATGAGCTCCGCATGGATGACGACGTCTATCAGAGCCGCCAGGATCCGGCGCTCACGGTGGGCTTCGCCGTCACCGAAGGCCCATTGAAGGGCGCCCGACTGCTGATCTGGACCACCACGCCGTGGACCTTGCCGTCCAATCAGGCCGTCGCCGTCAACCCGGATGTCACCTACGTGCAGGTGGCCGGACCCGACGGGCGGCGCTACGTGTTGGCACAGGCCCGGCTCGGGGCGTACGCCCGTGAGCTCGGTGAGGAACCTGAGGTTCTCGGCAGTTACGCCGGGCGGGATCTGCTCGGGACCAGGTACCGGCCGCCGTTCGCCTACTTCATGGACGCACCCAACTCGTTCCAGGTGCTCGGGGCTGACTTCGTCAGCACCGAGGACGGCACGGGCATCGTGCACATGGCGCCCGCCTACGGTGAGGATGACAAGGCCACCGCCGACGCCGCCGACATCGTCGCGGTCACACCGGTGGACTCGAAGGGACGCTTCGACGCGTCGGTGCCCGATTACGCGGGCCAGCATGTGTTCGAGGCGAACTCGCAGATCATCCGTGATCTCAAGAACGGTGACGGGCCCGCCGGCGCCAACGGCGCGGTACTGCTGCGGCACGAAACCTACGAGCACTCCTATCCGCACTGCTGGCGGTGCCGCAACCCGTTGATCTACCGCGCGGTGTCGTCGTGGTTCATCAAGGTCACCGACTTCCGGGACCGGATGGTCGAGCTCAACCAGCAGATCACCTGGTACCCCGAACATGTCAAGGACGGGCAGTTCGGCAAATGGCTGTCCAACGCGCGCGACTGGTCGGTATCGCGAAACCGATACTGGGGCAGCCCCATCCCGGTGTGGAAGTCCGATGATCCGGCCTATCCGCGGATCGACGTCTACGGCAGCCTCGACGAGCTGGAGCGCGATTTCGGCGTGCGGCCGACCGATCTGCACCGACCGTTCATCGACGAGCTGACCCGGCCCAACCCGGATGATCCGACCGGCAAGTCCACGATGCGCCGGATCGAGGACGTGTTCGACGTGTGGTTCGACTCCGGGTCGATGCCGTACGCGCAGGTGCACTATCCGTTCGAGAACGCGGACTGGTTCCTGGGCGGGGGCGTCGACGGCAAACAGAATGGTGAAGACGCCCATTTCCCCGGCGATTTCATCGTCGAGTACATCGGTCAGACGCGCGGCTGGTTCTACACCATGCATGTGTTGTCCACTGCGCTGTTCGACAAGCCGGCATTCAAAACCTGTGTGGCACACGGGATCGTGCTGGGCAACGACGGTGCGAAGATGAGCAAGTCGCTGCGCAACTATCCCGATGTAAGCGAGGTCTTCGACCGCGACGGCTCCGACGCCATGCGCTGGTTCCTGATGGCATCCCCGATCCTGCGCGGCGGCAACCTGATCGTCACCGAGCAGGGCATCCGTGAAGGCGTGCGGCAGGTACTGCTGCCGTTGTGGAACGCCTACAGCTTCCTGGCGCTGTACGCGCCGGCGAAGGGCGCTTGGCGGACCGACTCGGACCATGTCCTCGACCGCTACATCCTGGCCAAGCTGGCCCAGTTGCGTGACGATCTCACCGTCTCGTTGGACACGTGCGACATTTCCGGGGCCTGCGACCAATTGCGGCAGTTCACCGAGGCATTGACGAACTGGTATGTGCGCCGGTCACGTTCACGCTTCTGGGAAGAGGACACCGACGCCATCGACACCCTGCACACCGTCCTCGAGGTGGCCTGCAGGCTGGCGGCACCCCTGCTGCCGTTGGCCACCGAGGTGATGTGGCGGGGCCTGACCGGTGAGCGTTCGGTGCATCTGACCGACTGGCCGGAAGCCGATGTGCTGCCCAAGGACGCCGACCTGGTGGCCGCGATGGACCAGGTGCGCGAGGTGTGCTCGGTGGCGTCCTCGCTGCGCAAGGCCAAGAAGCTGCGGGTGCGACTGCCGCTGCCGAAACTGACCGTGGCGGTGGACAACCCATCGGCCCTGGCCCCATTCGCGGATCTGATCGCCGACGAGCTCAATGTCAAGGCGGTCGAGTTGACCGACGACATCGACGCCTACGGCAAGTTCGACCTGGCCGTCAACGCGCGCGTGGCCGGCCCGCGGATCGGCAAGGATGTGCAGGCCGCGATCAAGGCCGTCAAGGCGGGGGAGGGCGTCGTCAACCCCGACGGCACCCTGACCGCCGGCCCGGTGGTGCTGCAACCCGAGGAGTACACCGCCAAACTCGTCGCGGCCGAACCGGAATGGACCGCGGCCCTGCCCGACGGTACCGGCCTGGTGGTGCTCGACGGCACGGTCACCGAGGAACTCGAGGCCGAGGGCTGGGCCAAGGATCGCATCCGCGAACTGCAGGAACTGCGTAAGTCAACCGGCCTCGAGGTGTCAGACCGCATCGTCGTGCAGATCTCGGTTCCGGATCGGTACGAGCCGTGGGCGCGAGCCCACCGAGATCTCATCGCCGGCGAAATCCTGGCCACCAGTTTCGAATTCGTCGATACCGCCATGGTGCTGGAGGGTTCGGCGATCGGGGACGGGGTACGGGTCGCGATCGCCAAAGCGTGA
- a CDS encoding XRE family transcriptional regulator — protein sequence MPRTDENGRQLKALLDYLLDGEVDAKAVYSALGVSSSTYYRRVKEADYPNAEELRQVADRFRLSYPDLQIRFGLMSRQEVWHYVESAQVAVAPVAPADTATRVRSAVHRTGRLAELTPRSDAPPL from the coding sequence ATGCCGCGCACCGACGAGAACGGCAGGCAACTCAAGGCCCTGCTCGACTATCTGCTGGACGGCGAGGTCGACGCCAAGGCCGTGTACAGCGCGCTGGGCGTATCCAGCAGCACGTATTACCGGCGGGTGAAAGAAGCCGACTATCCGAATGCCGAGGAATTGCGGCAGGTGGCCGACCGTTTCCGCCTCAGCTACCCCGACCTGCAGATCCGGTTCGGGCTGATGAGCCGCCAAGAGGTGTGGCACTACGTGGAATCGGCCCAGGTCGCCGTGGCCCCGGTGGCTCCCGCGGACACGGCCACCCGTGTCCGGTCGGCCGTCCACCGGACCGGCAGGCTCGCCGAACTGACCCCACGATCCGACGCTCCCCCGCTGTAA
- a CDS encoding RNA-binding S4 domain-containing protein — protein MTPDDVPIRDESIRLGQFLKLASLIDSGADAKAVIADGLVSVNGEVELRRGRQLRAGDIVSLADRTARVAGP, from the coding sequence ATGACGCCGGATGACGTACCGATCAGGGATGAGTCGATTCGCCTTGGACAGTTCCTCAAGCTGGCCTCCCTGATCGACAGTGGCGCCGACGCCAAGGCGGTCATCGCCGACGGTCTGGTCAGCGTCAACGGCGAGGTCGAACTGCGGCGCGGCCGCCAGCTACGCGCAGGCGATATTGTCTCGCTCGCCGACCGGACAGCACGGGTGGCCGGTCCCTGA